A section of the Ignisphaera sp. genome encodes:
- the hisD gene encoding histidinol dehydrogenase encodes MTIYYRFPNVRPLELEKVLDVVKNTIEYVRKYGDKALKEFTKKFDGVDIDTIAIDRQYLLKCCKDLEPGLKKSIDIVHDILFKIHELHLPKDVIVEVEGVRLGYVWRSIDNVGIYVPGGKKSYPSSLLMAGVPAKVAKVKKMYVASPPMPDGCVNPAVAYVALKLDVDEVYRIGGAQAIAALAYGTESVKKVDKIVGPGNIYVQAAKFLVQDAVAIDGIEGPTELVVVADESAEPEMVSIDMMAQAEHGQGTFIVLISNSKKLIQEVGKILEQDKDHDYYIVEVSSIDEAIDIVNTIAPEHLSLHVAQPQKYLNYISNVGAISLGKEPPALIDYIGPNHILPTNRWATSKGALSVYDFLKPLSIILDSSSIKREVIQAVLQLAEYEGFKIHSKSIGVRFGSSPS; translated from the coding sequence ATGACTATATATTACCGGTTCCCAAATGTAAGACCTTTAGAACTTGAAAAAGTTTTAGATGTTGTTAAAAACACTATAGAGTATGTTAGAAAATATGGTGATAAAGCTTTAAAAGAATTTACAAAGAAGTTCGACGGTGTGGATATAGATACTATTGCAATAGACAGGCAATACTTATTGAAATGTTGTAAAGATCTTGAGCCTGGTCTCAAGAAATCTATAGATATTGTCCATGATATTCTATTCAAAATTCATGAGCTTCATCTACCTAAAGATGTTATAGTAGAAGTTGAAGGTGTTAGATTGGGATATGTTTGGAGAAGCATTGATAATGTAGGTATATACGTACCAGGAGGAAAAAAATCTTATCCTTCATCACTATTAATGGCTGGAGTACCAGCTAAAGTTGCAAAAGTTAAGAAAATGTATGTAGCCTCTCCACCTATGCCTGATGGCTGTGTTAATCCAGCCGTAGCTTACGTAGCTCTAAAGCTAGATGTTGATGAAGTGTATAGAATAGGTGGTGCACAAGCTATAGCGGCACTTGCCTATGGAACTGAATCTGTTAAGAAGGTTGACAAAATTGTGGGTCCTGGAAACATATATGTCCAAGCAGCAAAATTTCTCGTACAGGATGCTGTAGCTATTGATGGTATAGAAGGACCCACAGAACTTGTTGTTGTAGCTGATGAATCAGCTGAACCAGAGATGGTTTCAATTGACATGATGGCACAAGCTGAACATGGCCAGGGAACATTTATAGTATTGATATCTAATTCGAAAAAGCTTATACAAGAAGTAGGTAAAATCCTAGAGCAAGATAAAGATCATGACTATTACATTGTTGAAGTTAGTAGTATTGATGAAGCTATAGATATAGTCAATACTATTGCACCTGAACATCTATCGCTTCATGTAGCTCAACCACAAAAGTACCTGAACTATATAAGTAATGTGGGTGCCATATCTTTGGGGAAAGAACCTCCAGCACTAATAGACTACATAGGTCCTAACCATATACTTCCAACAAATAGATGGGCTACATCTAAGGGTGCATTAAGTGTCTACGACTTTCTCAAACCTTTATCAATAATACTCGATAGTTCGTCCATAAAGAGAGAAGTTATTCAAGCTGTTCTACAACTAGCTGAATATGAAGGGTTTAAAATACATAGCAAGAGCATAGGTGTAAGATTTGGATCTAGTCCTAGCTGA
- the hisE gene encoding phosphoribosyl-ATP diphosphatase, producing the protein MDLVLAELYSTIVDRIEKKPTNSYTVQLVSKGIEYVARKFGEESIEVIVAALAESRERLVSEVADLLYHLLVLMALKNITPEDIAKELLRRRK; encoded by the coding sequence TTGGATCTAGTCCTAGCTGAACTTTATAGCACTATAGTTGATAGAATAGAAAAGAAGCCTACAAACAGCTACACGGTTCAGCTAGTAAGTAAAGGTATTGAATATGTTGCTAGAAAGTTTGGTGAAGAATCTATAGAGGTAATAGTGGCCGCTTTAGCAGAATCTAGAGAAAGACTTGTAAGTGAAGTAGCTGATCTCCTATATCATCTCTTGGTGTTGATGGCGCTCAAGAACATTACACCAGAAGATATTGCTAAAGAGTTATTGAGGAGACGTAAATGA
- the hisH gene encoding imidazole glycerol phosphate synthase subunit HisH, with amino-acid sequence MRALVLNYGVGNLFSISSALKRVGFDVHISSDLEYDYDLLVLPGVGSFKALGPYIEKEGYVLKEAVSKVSAILGICLGMQILFEYSTEYGYSKGLGILEGYVDRIITSKKLPHIGWDKVYLFNKNDKCEVFAKLDGKYVYFVHSYVVYPRHLDHICMLSHYDMLFPAAIAYRNIFGTQFHPEKSGSTGKQLLEAIAQWIKR; translated from the coding sequence ATGAGAGCTCTGGTACTTAATTATGGTGTAGGCAATCTTTTCAGCATATCGTCAGCATTAAAACGTGTAGGTTTTGATGTACATATATCTAGTGATCTTGAATACGATTATGATCTCCTAGTCTTACCGGGTGTAGGTTCATTTAAGGCTTTGGGACCTTATATAGAAAAGGAAGGTTATGTGCTTAAAGAAGCAGTTAGTAAGGTTTCTGCAATACTTGGTATATGTCTAGGTATGCAGATACTGTTTGAGTATAGTACAGAGTATGGATACTCAAAAGGATTAGGTATACTGGAGGGATATGTAGACAGAATTATAACCAGCAAGAAACTTCCACACATAGGTTGGGATAAAGTGTACCTCTTCAACAAAAACGATAAATGCGAAGTGTTCGCCAAACTTGATGGTAAATATGTGTATTTTGTCCATAGCTATGTTGTTTATCCCAGACATCTCGACCACATATGCATGCTAAGTCATTATGATATGCTCTTTCCAGCAGCTATAGCCTATAGAAACATATTTGGAACACAATTCCATCCAGAAAAAAGCGGTTCTACAGGTAAACAGCTTCTTGAGGCTATTGCTCAATGGATAAAGAGATAG
- the hisI gene encoding phosphoribosyl-AMP cyclohydrolase — MDKEIVEFSRERAEEIANKLRFRYEQNTVIVVVQDIDTKDVLMVGHMNREAFIKTLTTGYLHLWSISHSKIWLKGETSGNYQVVVDIKVDCDEDAIVVLVRPLGPICHTGNKTCFYRNIRNIAEEP, encoded by the coding sequence ATGGATAAAGAGATAGTTGAGTTCAGTAGAGAGAGAGCTGAAGAGATTGCAAATAAGCTGAGATTTAGATACGAACAGAATACCGTTATAGTTGTTGTACAAGATATCGATACAAAGGATGTGCTTATGGTGGGACATATGAACAGAGAAGCATTTATAAAAACATTAACCACGGGATATCTACATCTATGGTCTATATCACATAGCAAGATCTGGCTTAAAGGCGAAACTAGCGGTAATTATCAAGTTGTTGTAGATATTAAAGTTGATTGTGATGAAGATGCCATTGTAGTTCTAGTTAGACCTCTAGGGCCCATATGTCACACTGGTAATAAAACTTGTTTTTATAGGAATATAAGGAATATTGCTGAAGAACCTTAG
- a CDS encoding isocitrate/isopropylmalate dehydrogenase family protein produces MVFNIAVIEGDGIGPEIVSSALKVLEKVVRFYGLQIVVTKVYGGDTAVKMFGEALPEDSWNIIKRSDAILKGPVGESAGDVVVKIRRGLDLYANIRPAKALPGVNSLRRDIDLVIVRENTEDIYVRAEHMVTDDVAIALRVVSKRASERIAKVAFDLALSRRKKITVVHKANVLTVSDGLFRSCIYRVAQNYNDVVVDEMYIDAAVMDIVRRPERFDVIVTTNLFGDILSDLAAYVSGSIGLAASANIGDEKAMFEPIHGAAFDIAGKGLANPMAMIFCVSWMLKWLGEKHSIDTYIKASKSIDRAILEVLKDGTKLTPDLGGNSKTIEFTEAVLEKISY; encoded by the coding sequence ATGGTCTTCAATATAGCTGTTATAGAAGGAGATGGTATAGGGCCCGAGATAGTCTCATCAGCTCTTAAAGTGCTAGAGAAAGTTGTTAGATTCTATGGTCTTCAAATTGTGGTTACGAAAGTTTATGGCGGAGATACTGCGGTTAAAATGTTTGGTGAGGCTCTTCCAGAAGATTCGTGGAATATCATAAAGAGAAGTGATGCAATACTTAAGGGTCCTGTAGGTGAAAGTGCGGGAGATGTTGTAGTGAAAATCAGAAGAGGTCTAGATCTGTATGCTAATATCAGGCCAGCTAAAGCTTTACCAGGTGTTAACTCGCTGAGAAGAGATATAGATTTGGTGATAGTTAGAGAAAATACTGAAGACATATATGTAAGAGCTGAACACATGGTTACAGATGATGTAGCTATAGCTTTACGTGTAGTAAGTAAAAGGGCAAGCGAAAGAATAGCTAAAGTAGCCTTTGATTTAGCATTAAGTAGAAGGAAGAAGATCACAGTAGTTCATAAGGCTAATGTTTTAACTGTTAGTGATGGTTTATTTAGATCGTGTATATATAGAGTAGCTCAGAACTACAATGATGTAGTGGTAGATGAAATGTATATAGATGCTGCAGTTATGGATATAGTTAGGAGGCCTGAAAGATTTGATGTAATTGTGACCACTAACCTATTCGGTGATATACTTAGCGATCTAGCAGCTTATGTTTCTGGAAGCATAGGTTTAGCTGCATCAGCAAACATAGGTGATGAGAAGGCAATGTTTGAACCTATACATGGTGCAGCATTCGATATAGCTGGTAAAGGTTTAGCCAATCCTATGGCAATGATATTCTGTGTTTCATGGATGCTTAAATGGTTAGGTGAGAAACACAGTATAGATACATATATCAAGGCATCTAAATCAATAGATAGAGCTATTCTAGAGGTCCTCAAGGACGGTACAAAACTAACGCCAGATCTTGGTGGAAACAGTAAAACAATTGAATTTACTGAAGCTGTCCTCGAAAAAATCAGCTACTAA
- a CDS encoding 2-isopropylmalate synthase, whose protein sequence is MSIAYPLEIGRKNLDKYIRLLDTTLRDGEQMPGVDLSVEQKLEIALLLDELGVDSIEAGFPITSQGEFEAVKLIAKSVSRAEVVALARAVKADIDKAIDADVDAVHTFIATSDLHMEYKLKMTREQVLEKAVQAIEYAKAHGVVVEFSAEDATRSEPRFLVEIFQAVVNAGASRIDIADTVGIAYPSYISRLVSYVKNNVKGNYIVSVHCHNDFGMAVANSISAIEAGAEQVHVTVIGVGERAGNAALEEVASASKFLLGCRVGINFEKIRKVADIVAKYFGISVPPNKAIVGRNAFAHESGIHVHGVLSHPLTYEPIDPAIVGAERLIVIGKHSGRHAVEYVLKQMGIELREEVVTEVLKMVKELGDKGIKIDKYVLDDVIRKAMRRI, encoded by the coding sequence ATGTCTATTGCTTACCCCCTGGAAATAGGTAGGAAAAACCTAGACAAATACATTAGGTTACTTGATACTACATTAAGAGACGGAGAACAGATGCCGGGGGTTGATTTAAGTGTTGAGCAAAAATTAGAGATAGCGTTACTGTTAGATGAACTAGGTGTGGACTCTATAGAGGCAGGATTTCCCATAACGAGTCAAGGTGAGTTTGAAGCTGTTAAACTTATAGCTAAGAGTGTTAGTCGTGCAGAAGTTGTTGCATTGGCTAGAGCAGTAAAAGCCGATATAGATAAGGCTATAGATGCTGATGTAGATGCAGTTCATACCTTTATAGCTACATCGGATTTACATATGGAGTACAAGCTCAAGATGACTCGTGAACAAGTTTTAGAAAAAGCTGTTCAGGCAATTGAGTATGCGAAAGCTCATGGAGTTGTTGTTGAATTTAGTGCTGAAGATGCTACAAGATCTGAACCAAGGTTTCTGGTTGAGATATTTCAGGCTGTTGTTAATGCTGGTGCAAGTAGGATAGATATAGCTGATACTGTTGGTATTGCATATCCAAGCTACATATCACGCTTGGTATCGTATGTCAAGAATAATGTTAAAGGTAATTACATAGTTAGTGTTCACTGTCATAACGATTTTGGTATGGCTGTAGCAAACAGTATATCAGCTATCGAGGCAGGTGCAGAACAAGTACATGTAACAGTCATTGGTGTAGGTGAAAGAGCAGGTAATGCCGCTCTAGAAGAAGTAGCTTCTGCGTCAAAATTCCTCCTAGGCTGTAGGGTTGGTATAAATTTTGAGAAGATACGTAAAGTAGCTGATATAGTAGCAAAATATTTCGGGATTTCTGTACCGCCCAATAAAGCTATAGTTGGTCGCAACGCATTTGCGCATGAATCAGGAATACATGTTCATGGGGTTCTCAGCCATCCACTAACCTATGAGCCTATAGATCCAGCTATTGTGGGAGCTGAAAGACTTATAGTTATAGGGAAACATAGCGGTAGACATGCTGTTGAATATGTATTGAAACAAATGGGTATAGAACTGAGAGAAGAGGTGGTTACGGAGGTCCTAAAGATGGTTAAAGAACTTGGAGACAAGGGCATTAAAATCGATAAATATGTATTAGATGATGTGATTAGAAAGGCTATGAGGAGAATATGA
- a CDS encoding acetolactate synthase large subunit, whose protein sequence is MIGAKLMVESLVREGVRVIFGIPGLSNMKFYDVLYDYVKDGYLRNILMRHEQGAAHAADGYARASGFPGVCTATSGPGALNLVTGIATAYWDSSPIIAITGQVPLSSMGKMAFQEADIIGVVQNISKFAIRLNSADEIPIWIRNAFYIALTGRPGPVVIDVPRDIWTQNVNNGVKISDIQSIKGYREFPLKIDQIAIKKAIELLVNAEKPLILVGAGVVWSNATEEVVTLSDLLVAPIVSTFLGKAAVPHDYPLYLGMMGYYGRAEANQAFLESDVVLVVGARLSDRTITKYDDIKDSNKKIIMINIDPTEIEKQSIKIDVGLVGDAKTILRELISALTIVAKKYDRTEWIRRIRELKDYYTRIYYEDDGKGLKPWRVLKTIRDVLPRDAIVTTGVGQHQMWTGVFWDVLKPRTFISSGGMGTMGFGFPAAIGAKLARPQNVVVDLDGDGSFLMTANNLPVVVEENIPVIVVVFDNRNLGLVRQVQDLFFGGRIISVELGYRTDYIKLAEAFGALGFDVQSYEDIATSVKTAIKENVATVIRVPIPEDELAIPTLPPGGSLREMIIRDPRKTS, encoded by the coding sequence ATGATAGGAGCTAAACTTATGGTAGAATCTCTTGTTAGGGAAGGCGTTAGGGTTATATTTGGTATACCAGGTCTATCGAACATGAAATTCTATGATGTCTTATACGACTATGTTAAAGATGGATACCTAAGAAACATTCTAATGAGACATGAACAAGGTGCAGCTCATGCAGCTGATGGATATGCAAGAGCTTCAGGTTTTCCTGGTGTATGTACCGCTACCTCAGGACCTGGAGCACTTAACCTTGTAACAGGTATAGCTACAGCTTATTGGGATAGCTCTCCCATAATAGCTATAACAGGTCAAGTACCATTATCATCGATGGGTAAAATGGCTTTCCAAGAAGCAGACATAATAGGTGTTGTACAGAATATCTCTAAGTTTGCAATTAGGTTGAATAGTGCAGATGAAATACCTATATGGATTAGAAACGCTTTCTATATAGCTTTAACAGGTAGACCCGGTCCCGTTGTGATTGATGTACCTAGAGATATTTGGACTCAAAACGTAAACAATGGTGTAAAAATCTCTGATATACAAAGTATTAAGGGTTATAGAGAGTTTCCATTAAAGATAGATCAAATAGCTATCAAGAAGGCTATAGAGTTGCTCGTTAATGCTGAAAAGCCATTGATTCTTGTTGGAGCAGGAGTCGTTTGGAGCAATGCTACAGAAGAAGTCGTAACTTTATCGGATCTTCTTGTTGCACCAATAGTATCCACATTTCTCGGTAAAGCTGCTGTACCACATGACTATCCACTCTACTTAGGTATGATGGGATACTATGGGCGGGCCGAGGCTAATCAAGCTTTCTTAGAGTCTGATGTAGTTCTTGTTGTTGGCGCTAGATTAAGTGATAGAACAATAACTAAGTATGACGATATCAAAGATTCAAACAAGAAGATAATTATGATCAACATAGATCCAACAGAAATAGAGAAACAGAGCATAAAAATCGACGTAGGTTTGGTAGGCGATGCCAAAACGATATTGAGGGAACTGATATCAGCACTAACAATAGTGGCTAAAAAGTATGATAGAACTGAATGGATTAGACGCATCAGGGAGCTTAAAGACTACTACACGAGGATATACTATGAAGACGATGGTAAAGGTTTAAAGCCTTGGAGAGTGCTCAAGACAATTAGAGATGTACTTCCACGAGACGCTATCGTGACAACTGGCGTAGGTCAGCACCAGATGTGGACTGGAGTATTCTGGGATGTACTTAAGCCTAGAACATTTATCTCTTCTGGAGGCATGGGCACCATGGGTTTCGGATTTCCTGCGGCAATAGGTGCAAAACTTGCTAGACCTCAGAACGTGGTTGTTGATTTAGATGGTGATGGCTCCTTCCTAATGACTGCAAACAATCTTCCTGTTGTTGTTGAAGAAAATATTCCTGTAATAGTTGTTGTATTTGATAATAGAAATCTAGGTCTAGTTCGTCAAGTTCAAGATCTATTCTTTGGCGGTAGAATAATATCTGTAGAGCTAGGCTATAGAACTGACTACATAAAGTTGGCGGAAGCTTTTGGAGCTTTGGGATTTGATGTCCAAAGCTATGAAGATATTGCTACATCTGTTAAAACTGCAATTAAGGAGAATGTAGCTACTGTTATAAGAGTACCTATACCTGAAGATGAACTAGCCATACCTACACTACCTCCTGGAGGAAGTCTTAGAGAGATGATCATACGTGACCCAAGGAAAACTAGTTAG